A genomic region of Rhodohalobacter sp. 614A contains the following coding sequences:
- the sprA gene encoding T9SS outer membrane translocon Sov/SprA, with product MFDLRRFSQITLVTFFAFLLCNDFADAQEVRDEYVSDSPADSSNTEKLRRAFRTTYGNFAAKPFLRPLPTIYFITLPEEQVYIERQNEGNFYIEKRIGGFRSGVPSVYSFDQLVREHEAYAKKQNWSLLIREARQREGTGRGLLDFSLQVPGGRQSAFTTIFGKPEVNLRVNGVAQMNVGASVQKSEDPNLPRDQQTRVDPTFDQNLQLNIQGTIGDKLTIQTDWDTERTLDYQNTLNIVYEGYEDEIIKSIEMGNVSLTTGNSLIRGSGALFGIKSVAEMGSLRFTSVVSQQDGESNVETITGGSQERTIEIRPADYSDDQHFFMDFYTRQEFETSMANPQQLSQTLQIADVEVWILRENIQTEEGSKLAVALADMGVNRLSADSYAPPDNRADPFSENLLDQYRDPQTGISASDLNIDDSRNFEEGYFTLLEEGVDYTINKITGYISLQRALGSREVLAVAFNYQGGNGENIEVGEINRGGGDRIFLKMLRPKNVSTDNSLFPLTMRNIYSLGVNNITRESLEIELLYTEDNIARESLPGRGVTMLQDLGLDRVDSQGALQIDNQIDLGTGTLDPQNGLIIFPYLEPFGSRVAEVLQDSPASDEDIERLSYRELYTERQRNAAQSSKNSFYQFRGTSRGGVQENFNLGIALVEGSVRVYANGTELQENIDYQVDYSFGSITILNERYTAPGQDIRIEYENQSLTSIEQKTFTGFRAEYNFTDNITLGGTYFRFSERPLDDKIRLGDEPINNAVIGFDANAQFDAPFITRFIDSLPILQTRESSEVSFSGEFAQLRPGVAETRAVSQAIRNNELFDDEENGLAFIDDFEGSNIKISLLNATRWNLASAPAAVPGYEADISFFEEDDFPGMPISSTQSRIERSDLRSQFAWYTIPRNIASILDGVEFTAESEPVRVTDVFPGRETQNPQEEIITTLDVHYNPTSRGPYNYNSNLRTLLEEDPEKTWGGMTAVIPAGQEDFSQNNIEFLEFWVQPILPNGEMQGGAAIEDYNGTMYIDVGLVTEDVIPNTKLNTEDGLALNPETLILDNPSNTRSAIPANPPPPEGQFSNTNRELEDVGLDGLPNTNGVNNLNEQTVFEEFVNQMREQFGANSPQFAEIASDPSNDDYFFYGEEAVQDLPLHERFHRLLGYNDGNTPIDQSDKRAITNRPNTEGLVNPSAVSLTNAYFQYEVELNPADPSKLEIGSPGTFINDITDPPGSGQQDRWYQVRIPLSEFKRKFGDINDFQNITYIRVWMSGYEKPFTMRFATLEFVGSQWRQDEDINNASDPNAEMRISSLNIEENSNRKPFPYRQPEGAIRAENRASQLQSLQNEQSIVMDVNNLGPGSVQLIKRVYPGGLDMLNYSNMRMFVHGEGYDNRGDAELVMRFGNDLQNNYYEYRQPVTPSDPNFPFQEEFNPANNAQLEEEAAQVWMYDENSMNIVLSAFNQLKQLRDQEQGSAFSEIYEQADILENAVPGAVVAIKGNPSLGRVTEIGMGIRNPFDPENPSGNGTPVLNAQMWLNELRVSGFDNEKGWAANAKSTIKLADFATVNANVTRQTQGFGSLDSRLGQRRVSNEFAYDVNTLFYLDSFIPERFGWNIPVNLSARRSSSIPKYLPNQGDVRFSEFEDAVRSRTDLDEEQQNLLIDRQKKEIETFSDTYAINLSNVSKTNSQNNVARLLLDNTTLNYVYNTTDSRNPQYTFQDNWNFNGSLRYALTLRNVRFIRPFDFIQDVPLLNVLSGLQLGYMPTNLSASVGTQRTYEERKRRRLTGELEQPLQQTHSFTYTTNVGLGYNLTRSISTSIQAQTIFDLTGIATESASRAGIDSTAFDPLPSMSVFRDVISGDKAARRNNYNELYTASWQPRFNQIDFLDWLSYNTRYSGGYRWENSPFGSDLGARISNNLRLDHTMRMDTENLLDRIPFYQNAVEADDAARTERRNTGEAETDTTSYSFGEHLAYFGRKAALAVFSLETIDVTYNNSKASAQSGYAGSSQFFDMFGDQSSPPLGYRLGIFESIGQGNLIANPDGVSTIQLPTNNTYSDNVTVTASLNPLQNVSVDLNWQTQWDRRRSESLSLNPQNEFSSVESASGNISSSIWAFGPGYEKLFRNQLQTAFDGMGSTENIIRDPGGGDNTLLNPVALHRDFRDAYMSSGRSVGEKNFAVFPLPNWRINWTGIENMIPFIGQSMQRATLTHAYEGLYRIGWNLNNNPGDLITRRVGVFTVEDERFEFEPSTVNIEKRFAPLIQLNVTWLNGLRTQVGYETSNITSLSLANSQVIERLSKGLRFSIAYTLRNFKIPFVRRTASNVDLTLNGSVIDDTEQRFRLDADLDGALQNDASVIDRNPDAYSFNPGNIYGQSRINASAVVGYRFSNTIQANFEYAFSQILPKSSGTFKRTTHDIRFSIRINIRST from the coding sequence GTGTTTGATTTACGTCGTTTTTCTCAAATTACGTTGGTAACCTTTTTTGCCTTTCTGCTATGCAATGATTTTGCAGATGCTCAGGAGGTAAGGGATGAGTATGTCTCCGACTCACCGGCAGATAGTTCCAATACCGAAAAGTTACGCAGGGCATTTCGAACCACATACGGAAATTTTGCCGCCAAACCCTTTTTGCGTCCTCTTCCAACGATCTACTTCATAACGTTGCCGGAAGAACAAGTGTATATTGAAAGGCAGAATGAGGGCAATTTTTATATAGAGAAACGAATCGGTGGTTTTCGTTCGGGAGTTCCGTCTGTTTATTCATTTGATCAGCTCGTAAGAGAACACGAAGCTTATGCAAAGAAACAAAACTGGTCGCTCCTTATTCGTGAAGCGCGCCAAAGAGAGGGCACAGGACGAGGTTTGCTCGATTTTAGTTTACAGGTTCCCGGTGGGCGTCAATCTGCATTTACCACCATATTTGGCAAGCCGGAAGTAAACCTGAGGGTGAATGGTGTTGCCCAGATGAATGTGGGGGCATCGGTTCAGAAATCGGAAGACCCGAATTTGCCGCGGGATCAACAAACGCGGGTTGATCCAACATTTGATCAAAATCTTCAGTTGAATATCCAGGGAACCATTGGCGACAAACTTACAATCCAAACCGACTGGGATACCGAACGCACTCTGGATTATCAGAATACCCTGAATATTGTTTATGAAGGGTATGAGGATGAGATTATCAAAAGTATTGAAATGGGGAATGTATCGCTGACCACCGGCAATTCACTGATTCGCGGTAGTGGTGCCCTGTTTGGAATTAAGTCGGTTGCAGAAATGGGATCGCTGCGATTTACATCGGTTGTTTCTCAACAGGATGGGGAGAGTAATGTGGAGACCATTACTGGCGGTTCACAGGAGAGAACCATTGAGATTCGGCCGGCAGATTATAGCGATGATCAGCACTTCTTCATGGACTTTTACACTCGCCAGGAGTTTGAAACCAGTATGGCGAATCCTCAGCAACTTTCCCAGACTCTCCAGATAGCGGATGTTGAAGTATGGATTCTTCGTGAAAATATTCAGACTGAAGAGGGATCGAAATTGGCCGTGGCATTGGCTGATATGGGTGTGAACCGGCTGTCTGCCGATTCTTATGCTCCTCCTGATAATCGGGCTGATCCGTTTTCAGAGAATCTTCTCGACCAATACCGCGATCCTCAAACAGGAATTTCCGCTTCCGATTTAAACATTGATGATTCCAGAAATTTCGAGGAAGGATATTTTACTCTTCTTGAAGAGGGAGTGGATTATACCATCAACAAAATAACCGGCTATATTTCCTTGCAGCGGGCTCTTGGTTCGAGAGAGGTACTTGCGGTGGCTTTTAATTATCAAGGAGGTAACGGCGAGAATATCGAAGTAGGAGAAATTAATCGCGGCGGCGGCGACCGGATTTTTCTGAAAATGCTTCGTCCTAAAAATGTGTCTACGGATAATAGCCTGTTTCCGCTTACGATGCGGAATATCTATTCGTTGGGGGTAAATAATATCACCCGTGAGTCACTTGAAATTGAGCTTCTCTATACGGAAGATAACATAGCCAGGGAGAGTTTACCCGGACGGGGCGTAACAATGCTCCAGGATCTCGGCCTGGATCGGGTGGATTCTCAGGGAGCTCTTCAGATCGACAATCAGATTGACCTTGGAACCGGAACTCTTGATCCGCAAAACGGACTGATTATTTTTCCGTATCTGGAACCATTTGGTAGTAGAGTTGCTGAAGTATTGCAGGATTCACCGGCTTCCGATGAGGATATTGAGCGTTTATCATATAGAGAACTCTATACCGAGCGGCAGAGAAATGCGGCTCAGAGTTCAAAGAACAGTTTTTATCAATTCCGTGGGACTTCAAGAGGTGGTGTGCAGGAAAACTTTAATCTTGGAATTGCCCTTGTGGAGGGATCCGTACGTGTCTATGCAAACGGAACAGAACTTCAGGAAAATATTGACTACCAGGTAGATTACTCATTTGGGAGTATCACCATCCTGAATGAACGCTACACTGCTCCCGGACAGGACATTCGGATTGAGTATGAGAATCAGTCGCTCACATCCATCGAGCAGAAAACCTTTACCGGATTTCGGGCCGAATATAATTTTACAGATAATATCACACTGGGCGGTACTTATTTTCGATTTAGTGAGCGTCCATTGGATGATAAGATCCGGCTGGGGGATGAGCCCATCAACAATGCCGTTATCGGGTTCGATGCAAACGCTCAGTTCGATGCGCCTTTTATTACACGGTTTATTGACAGCCTGCCGATTCTTCAAACCAGGGAATCTTCCGAGGTTAGTTTTAGTGGTGAATTTGCTCAGCTGCGGCCCGGGGTAGCAGAAACCCGTGCTGTTAGCCAGGCCATTCGTAATAACGAACTTTTTGATGATGAAGAAAACGGCCTCGCATTTATTGATGATTTCGAGGGATCGAATATCAAAATCAGCCTCTTGAATGCTACACGATGGAACCTGGCTTCTGCTCCCGCCGCCGTTCCCGGATACGAGGCCGATATTTCTTTTTTTGAAGAGGATGATTTTCCCGGTATGCCGATTTCCAGCACGCAATCCCGAATTGAGCGATCGGATTTGAGATCTCAGTTTGCCTGGTATACCATACCGCGAAATATAGCTTCCATATTAGATGGAGTAGAATTTACAGCTGAATCAGAACCGGTGAGAGTAACCGATGTCTTTCCCGGTCGGGAGACACAGAATCCACAGGAAGAAATTATAACAACATTGGATGTTCATTATAATCCAACATCAAGAGGGCCATATAATTACAATAGTAATTTAAGAACTCTTTTAGAAGAGGATCCTGAGAAAACGTGGGGAGGAATGACCGCAGTTATCCCGGCGGGGCAGGAAGATTTTTCACAGAACAATATTGAGTTTTTAGAATTTTGGGTGCAGCCCATATTGCCAAATGGAGAGATGCAGGGCGGGGCCGCCATAGAGGATTATAACGGAACCATGTACATTGATGTTGGGCTGGTGACGGAAGATGTGATTCCAAATACAAAGCTGAATACAGAGGATGGACTGGCCCTGAACCCAGAGACTCTGATTTTAGATAATCCATCGAATACAAGATCTGCAATACCGGCAAATCCGCCTCCGCCTGAAGGACAGTTTTCTAATACAAACCGTGAACTCGAAGACGTAGGGCTGGATGGCCTTCCCAATACCAACGGGGTAAATAACCTGAATGAACAAACGGTTTTTGAGGAGTTTGTAAATCAAATGAGAGAGCAGTTTGGCGCAAACAGTCCTCAATTCGCAGAAATTGCTTCTGATCCATCCAATGATGACTACTTCTTTTATGGGGAGGAAGCAGTGCAAGATTTACCACTTCATGAGCGATTCCATCGTTTGTTAGGCTATAATGATGGAAATACGCCCATTGATCAAAGTGATAAAAGAGCGATTACAAATCGGCCCAACACAGAAGGTTTGGTCAACCCGTCGGCTGTTTCTTTAACGAATGCTTATTTCCAATACGAAGTAGAGTTAAATCCTGCAGATCCCTCAAAACTGGAGATCGGAAGCCCTGGAACATTTATAAATGATATAACCGATCCCCCCGGTTCCGGACAGCAAGACCGCTGGTACCAGGTTCGAATTCCATTAAGTGAGTTCAAAAGAAAATTCGGGGATATCAATGACTTTCAGAATATCACATACATTCGGGTTTGGATGTCTGGCTACGAAAAACCATTTACGATGCGTTTTGCTACCCTTGAATTTGTGGGTAGCCAGTGGAGGCAGGACGAGGATATCAATAATGCCAGCGACCCAAATGCTGAGATGAGAATCAGTTCACTGAACATCGAGGAGAACTCAAACCGTAAACCGTTTCCATATCGCCAGCCCGAGGGAGCTATTCGGGCTGAAAACAGGGCTTCACAGTTACAATCTCTCCAAAATGAACAGTCTATTGTTATGGACGTCAATAACTTAGGTCCGGGTTCGGTTCAGCTCATTAAACGAGTATATCCGGGAGGATTGGATATGCTTAATTATTCAAACATGAGGATGTTTGTGCATGGTGAGGGTTATGATAATCGCGGAGATGCAGAACTGGTAATGCGTTTCGGGAATGATTTGCAAAATAACTATTACGAGTACAGGCAACCGGTCACTCCATCGGACCCAAACTTTCCGTTTCAGGAGGAGTTTAATCCCGCGAATAATGCTCAGCTTGAAGAAGAGGCCGCCCAGGTATGGATGTATGATGAGAATAGCATGAATATTGTTCTCTCTGCTTTCAATCAACTCAAGCAATTGAGAGACCAAGAACAGGGCAGTGCTTTTTCAGAAATCTATGAACAGGCTGATATCCTTGAAAATGCAGTTCCGGGAGCAGTTGTAGCGATCAAAGGGAATCCGTCTCTTGGAAGGGTCACTGAAATTGGGATGGGTATCCGAAATCCATTCGATCCGGAGAATCCATCCGGTAATGGAACACCTGTTTTGAACGCCCAAATGTGGCTTAATGAGCTTCGTGTGTCTGGTTTTGATAACGAAAAAGGGTGGGCGGCAAATGCAAAATCAACCATTAAACTTGCAGACTTTGCAACGGTCAATGCAAATGTCACTCGTCAGACCCAGGGGTTTGGCTCTCTGGATTCGCGCCTTGGCCAGAGAAGGGTCAGTAACGAATTCGCTTATGATGTGAATACCCTGTTTTACCTCGACAGTTTTATACCCGAACGGTTTGGATGGAACATTCCCGTTAATTTATCGGCAAGACGATCATCTTCCATTCCCAAATACCTTCCGAATCAGGGAGACGTTCGTTTCTCCGAGTTTGAAGATGCCGTGCGGTCGCGGACAGATCTGGATGAAGAGCAGCAAAACCTATTGATCGATCGTCAAAAAAAGGAGATTGAAACGTTCAGCGATACCTATGCAATCAACTTGTCGAATGTATCCAAAACAAATTCTCAAAATAATGTAGCTCGTCTTCTGCTTGATAATACCACGCTGAATTATGTTTACAATACTACCGATAGCAGAAATCCACAGTATACTTTTCAGGATAATTGGAATTTCAACGGCTCCCTTCGATACGCGTTAACTCTGCGAAATGTGCGATTCATCCGGCCGTTTGATTTCATCCAGGATGTACCACTTCTGAATGTTTTATCTGGTCTGCAATTGGGATATATGCCTACGAATTTGTCCGCTTCAGTGGGTACTCAGCGAACCTATGAAGAACGAAAGCGAAGACGTCTGACGGGAGAACTGGAGCAACCGCTTCAGCAGACCCATAGTTTTACATACACAACAAATGTCGGTCTGGGATATAACCTCACCCGGTCCATTTCTACGTCTATCCAGGCTCAAACTATTTTTGATTTAACGGGAATTGCTACCGAGTCGGCCAGTAGGGCGGGAATTGACAGTACAGCCTTTGATCCGTTGCCGTCCATGTCCGTTTTCAGGGATGTGATTTCCGGAGATAAAGCGGCCAGACGGAATAATTATAATGAACTTTACACAGCCAGTTGGCAGCCTCGGTTTAACCAGATTGATTTCCTGGATTGGCTGTCTTATAATACGAGATATTCGGGCGGATACCGCTGGGAAAATTCACCTTTTGGATCAGATCTGGGAGCACGGATTTCTAATAATCTTCGGCTCGATCATACTATGCGGATGGATACTGAAAATCTTTTAGATCGGATTCCATTTTATCAAAATGCGGTGGAAGCGGATGATGCAGCCAGGACGGAAAGGCGTAATACTGGAGAAGCAGAGACCGATACAACATCCTACAGTTTTGGAGAACACCTTGCGTATTTTGGTAGAAAGGCGGCTCTTGCAGTTTTTAGCCTGGAGACAATAGACGTAACTTATAATAACTCAAAAGCTTCTGCCCAAAGTGGTTACGCCGGAAGTTCACAATTTTTCGACATGTTTGGAGATCAATCATCTCCGCCTCTTGGTTATCGGTTGGGGATTTTCGAAAGCATTGGCCAGGGAAATCTGATTGCAAATCCTGACGGTGTCTCCACCATCCAGTTACCAACAAACAATACATACTCCGATAATGTAACCGTAACGGCAAGCCTGAATCCTCTTCAGAATGTATCGGTAGATTTGAACTGGCAAACCCAATGGGATCGCCGCCGTTCGGAATCACTTTCATTAAATCCACAAAATGAATTTTCTTCGGTTGAAAGTGCTTCGGGAAATATTAGTTCAAGTATTTGGGCTTTTGGTCCGGGATATGAAAAACTCTTCCGAAATCAGCTTCAAACGGCTTTTGACGGAATGGGCAGTACCGAAAATATTATTCGTGATCCGGGAGGGGGAGATAATACACTTCTGAATCCCGTAGCTCTTCACCGTGATTTTCGGGATGCGTACATGAGCAGTGGCAGATCTGTCGGAGAAAAAAACTTTGCTGTTTTTCCATTACCCAACTGGAGGATTAACTGGACGGGCATCGAGAATATGATTCCATTTATTGGTCAATCAATGCAACGGGCTACACTGACGCATGCTTATGAAGGCTTGTATAGAATCGGCTGGAATTTAAATAATAATCCCGGCGATCTGATCACACGGCGGGTGGGTGTGTTTACGGTTGAAGATGAGCGTTTTGAGTTTGAGCCGTCTACAGTAAACATTGAAAAGCGTTTTGCTCCGCTGATTCAGTTAAACGTTACATGGCTGAATGGCCTGAGAACCCAGGTTGGATACGAAACGAGTAACATCACCAGTTTGTCGTTAGCCAACAGCCAGGTAATTGAGCGCCTCTCCAAAGGATTACGGTTTTCCATTGCCTATACGCTTCGAAACTTCAAAATTCCTTTTGTGAGACGAACGGCAAGCAATGTAGACTTGACGTTGAACGGAAGTGTAATTGATGATACCGAACAGCGTTTTCGGCTCGATGCCGATTTGGATGGTGCATTACAGAATGATGCCAGTGTAATTGACCGGAATCCCGATGCCTACTCATTTAATCCGGGGAATATTTATGGGCAGTCGAGAATCAATGCCAGTGCAGTTGTGGGCTATCGTTTTTCAAATACCATTCAGGCCAATTTTGAATATGCTTTCAGCCAAATTTTGCCTAAATCCTCCGGTACATTCAAGCGCACCACACATGATATCCGGTTTAGTATTCGGATCAATATTCGGTCAACGTAG
- a CDS encoding ABC transporter permease, with protein MKFTLYIAGKYFWSKKRESRFLSFIKIMAIGGVAIGSAGLLIALSIVHGFKSTINEKIIGFAPHVTVNTFMNDPLLRADTLQTYLSDFPGVEEVQPVVMGQVMIQSAGGVSGTLIKGVPESGDVTHLRDYILEGAYDLSVQESDLPGLILGFDLARTIGAEVGDKITLFALEGLPTPFNTPEIQQFTLTGIYQTGIARFDDNFALTTSEPVRKLFGFDPQYASTMEINVSDPNQIEHIYGEIRDATEFPYVTESIYQRYRNIFAWIDLQEETIPLVISVMVIVAAFNLIGTVLMMVLERVKDIGILKTIGAKSRAIRQIFLLEGLFVALSGLITGIGISLLFYWLQVTYQIIPLSEENYYMSYAPVEPHLLDFIIVGAVTLLLCALASWLPARIAAQTDPVKVLSFGK; from the coding sequence TTGAAATTCACCCTTTACATCGCCGGAAAGTATTTTTGGAGCAAGAAGCGGGAGTCCCGTTTTCTTTCTTTTATCAAAATTATGGCGATTGGTGGTGTGGCGATTGGCTCGGCCGGGTTGTTGATTGCACTTTCCATTGTTCACGGATTCAAATCCACAATCAACGAAAAAATTATAGGATTTGCTCCGCATGTTACTGTGAATACGTTCATGAATGATCCTCTCCTTCGGGCGGATACGCTTCAAACCTATTTGAGCGACTTTCCCGGTGTGGAGGAAGTTCAGCCGGTAGTGATGGGACAGGTTATGATTCAGTCCGCCGGAGGCGTAAGCGGAACGCTGATCAAAGGAGTTCCGGAATCCGGAGATGTGACGCATCTTAGAGATTATATTTTAGAAGGAGCTTATGATCTCTCTGTTCAGGAAAGTGACTTGCCGGGATTGATTCTCGGCTTCGATCTTGCCAGAACCATTGGTGCCGAAGTGGGTGATAAAATCACCCTTTTTGCTCTGGAAGGATTGCCCACGCCGTTCAATACTCCTGAAATTCAGCAGTTTACTTTAACCGGAATCTATCAAACAGGCATTGCCCGTTTTGATGATAATTTTGCTCTCACTACTTCAGAACCGGTTCGCAAACTCTTCGGTTTCGATCCCCAGTATGCAAGTACTATGGAGATTAATGTCTCCGATCCGAATCAAATAGAACACATCTACGGTGAAATTCGCGACGCCACTGAATTCCCATATGTCACCGAAAGCATTTACCAACGATATCGAAATATTTTTGCATGGATTGATCTTCAGGAAGAAACGATTCCGTTGGTTATCAGTGTGATGGTTATTGTGGCGGCTTTCAATCTCATTGGAACCGTTTTGATGATGGTGCTTGAACGTGTTAAAGATATCGGAATTCTGAAAACCATAGGCGCCAAAAGCCGGGCGATTCGCCAGATTTTTCTTCTCGAAGGTTTATTTGTTGCACTCTCGGGATTGATTACCGGAATCGGGATTTCCTTATTGTTTTATTGGCTCCAGGTCACCTATCAAATCATTCCTCTTTCTGAAGAGAATTACTACATGAGTTACGCGCCGGTTGAACCTCATCTTCTGGATTTCATCATTGTTGGCGCCGTTACACTTCTTCTCTGTGCATTGGCTTCCTGGCTGCCGGCCCGAATTGCTGCTCAAACCGATCCGGTAAAAGTGCTTTCTTTTGGGAAGTAA
- a CDS encoding LptF/LptG family permease, translating to MKKLDRYIFFRILLITVFMLAVLIFIFILIDFSENSDDFADKGATFAQIWNQYYLNYIPEMTRLVIPVAVFTACLFLTGQMTERLEIIAIKASGISLYRLVVPYILIGIFLAAIVSYLDAYVIPEANSERIEFEQEFLSKGSERIDRGGIFRQDSDSTILNINFYDPNTNTGYRVFLTEFRGNEISRITQAQRLIWVDSTSNWITDRAVTRVMEDKKVEVFNTDREVFDINILPRDLARRTSDIYQLTYPKAFAYIRSIERIGAGGIDLPKVQLYGRMAYPFSIIVVCIIGFALAADKRKGGKGFYIAAGLAISFIYLVLMKVIEPFGATGTVTPIFAAVFPHAFFLIVGILLMLLTRK from the coding sequence ATGAAAAAACTTGATCGTTATATTTTCTTCCGGATTCTGCTCATCACGGTTTTCATGTTGGCTGTGCTGATTTTTATCTTTATCCTGATAGATTTTTCGGAAAATAGTGATGATTTTGCCGATAAAGGCGCTACGTTCGCTCAAATCTGGAATCAATATTACCTGAATTATATTCCGGAAATGACGCGGCTTGTCATACCTGTAGCTGTTTTTACAGCTTGCCTTTTCCTTACCGGACAAATGACGGAAAGATTGGAAATCATCGCGATTAAAGCATCGGGCATTAGTCTTTACAGGCTTGTGGTTCCCTATATTCTCATCGGAATTTTTCTTGCGGCTATTGTCAGTTATCTGGATGCTTATGTTATTCCCGAGGCCAATTCCGAGCGAATCGAATTCGAGCAGGAATTCCTGTCTAAGGGCAGCGAACGGATAGATCGCGGTGGTATTTTCCGCCAGGATTCAGACAGCACCATTCTCAATATCAATTTTTATGATCCCAATACAAACACTGGCTACCGGGTCTTCCTTACTGAATTTCGTGGAAATGAGATCTCAAGAATTACCCAGGCTCAGCGATTAATTTGGGTAGATTCCACCTCCAACTGGATTACCGACCGGGCTGTAACAAGAGTGATGGAAGACAAAAAAGTGGAGGTTTTTAATACTGATCGTGAAGTGTTTGACATCAACATTTTGCCACGTGATCTGGCCCGCAGAACATCCGACATTTATCAACTGACCTATCCAAAAGCCTTTGCATATATTCGTTCCATCGAAAGAATCGGGGCCGGCGGAATTGACTTACCAAAAGTTCAACTTTACGGACGAATGGCCTACCCTTTTTCCATCATTGTGGTTTGTATTATCGGGTTTGCGCTCGCCGCTGACAAACGCAAAGGCGGTAAAGGATTTTACATAGCAGCCGGCCTCGCCATCAGTTTCATCTATCTTGTTTTGATGAAAGTAATCGAACCATTCGGAGCAACCGGCACAGTTACCCCAATATTTGCGGCCGTCTTTCCTCACGCATTCTTTTTGATCGTGGGAATATTACTTATGCTATTAACCAGGAAATAG
- a CDS encoding LptF/LptG family permease, translating to MLNHVQIDLLKKHIGPFLFCFTTLMFVLLMQFLILHVDKLVGKGLPMSIIIELILNNLAYMVVLAAPMAVLVSTLIAFGRFSEWNELTAVRAAGINPIKLITPVLAVGFILFLFMGYFSNYVLPESNHKARSLFIDIRTQKPAFDLKPSTFYNDIDGYTFLIKEIDSETDSLYDVRVFQDETDNRNRAIINAESGWLESPNDVTLSLFLLNGSWLRFIPGKDNTSGTIERSTFKKHRMTFDLSDLSFSRSNPEQRSRTDRTMSAQAMLAVVDSLNIEKESEIEKFKDNLSQNVSLPFHYEPARVFELSEETAQDTVKLYTSEFVVLNELPNPTAQMSSLNRAISVMDRYRPELESLKTNLDWRNSRISEFMSEVHKKLSIPFACVIFVLVGAPIGMLTRRGNLGFAAIISSVLLTIYFLAVIQGEKLADRMMISPFMGMWGINIFYLIMGILLTLHVSSSIRITNLFRRNEKT from the coding sequence ATGTTAAATCATGTTCAAATAGATTTACTGAAGAAACACATCGGACCGTTTCTGTTCTGTTTCACAACGCTCATGTTTGTCTTGTTGATGCAGTTCCTGATTCTACACGTAGACAAACTTGTGGGAAAAGGTCTGCCCATGTCTATTATTATCGAATTGATTTTAAACAACCTGGCTTACATGGTTGTCTTGGCTGCTCCGATGGCTGTTTTGGTTTCAACGCTGATTGCATTTGGTCGCTTCTCAGAATGGAATGAACTGACGGCGGTACGTGCGGCGGGCATTAACCCTATTAAGCTCATCACGCCGGTTCTTGCAGTGGGTTTTATTCTGTTTCTTTTTATGGGGTATTTTTCAAACTATGTTTTGCCGGAATCAAATCATAAAGCCCGTTCCCTCTTCATTGATATCCGAACTCAAAAACCCGCCTTCGACCTGAAACCTTCTACATTTTATAATGATATTGATGGCTACACTTTTCTGATCAAGGAGATCGATTCAGAAACAGATTCGTTATATGATGTTCGTGTTTTCCAGGATGAAACGGATAACAGGAACCGCGCGATTATCAATGCAGAAAGTGGATGGCTGGAGAGTCCAAACGATGTGACCCTGTCGCTCTTTCTTTTAAATGGATCGTGGTTGCGTTTTATTCCCGGTAAAGACAACACCAGCGGAACCATTGAACGAAGTACATTTAAGAAACACAGGATGACGTTTGATTTATCCGATCTCTCCTTCTCGCGTTCCAATCCTGAACAAAGAAGCCGAACGGACCGAACCATGAGTGCGCAAGCCATGCTTGCTGTTGTAGATTCATTAAATATTGAGAAGGAAAGTGAGATTGAAAAATTCAAGGATAATTTGTCTCAGAATGTAAGTTTGCCATTTCATTACGAGCCGGCCCGTGTATTTGAATTAAGCGAAGAAACTGCTCAGGATACGGTAAAACTATACACATCGGAATTTGTGGTTCTGAATGAGCTGCCCAATCCTACGGCACAGATGTCTTCACTAAACCGGGCCATTAGTGTTATGGATCGATACCGACCGGAACTTGAAAGCCTCAAAACAAATCTTGACTGGCGCAATTCCAGGATCTCGGAGTTCATGAGTGAAGTTCACAAGAAACTTTCGATTCCTTTTGCCTGTGTGATTTTTGTACTTGTGGGTGCTCCTATCGGAATGTTAACCCGCCGCGGAAACCTGGGTTTTGCAGCCATCATCAGTTCAGTTTTATTGACAATTTATTTCCTGGCTGTGATCCAGGGAGAAAAGCTGGCCGACCGAATGATGATCAGCCCTTTTATGGGAATGTGGGGAATCAATATTTTCTACCTGATTATGGGTATCTTGCTGACACTTCACGTCAGTTCATCCATACGAATCACCAACTTATTCAGGAGAAATGAAAAAACTTGA